Proteins encoded together in one Bacteroides zoogleoformans window:
- a CDS encoding helix-turn-helix domain-containing protein codes for MDTNKIVGEKIKTLRESQSISMEELAQRSGLAVEQIERIERNIDLPSLAPLIKIARVLGVRLGTFLDDQDENGPVVCRKDESQNSISFSNNAIHSRRHMVYHSLSKSKADRHMEPFIIDVAATDDSDFVLSSHEGEEFIMVMEGTMEISYGKNSYLLEAGDSIYYDSIVPHHVHAYEGQAAKILAVIYTPI; via the coding sequence ATGGATACCAACAAGATTGTAGGAGAAAAAATAAAAACTCTCCGCGAAAGTCAGTCCATCAGTATGGAAGAACTGGCACAACGTTCGGGGCTTGCCGTCGAACAGATTGAACGTATAGAACGCAACATCGACCTACCGTCGTTGGCTCCCCTTATCAAAATAGCACGTGTGTTGGGAGTGAGACTGGGCACATTTCTTGATGATCAGGATGAAAACGGCCCTGTGGTATGCCGCAAGGACGAGTCGCAGAACAGTATCAGCTTCTCCAACAATGCCATACATAGCCGCCGTCACATGGTCTATCATTCTCTCTCCAAGTCGAAAGCCGACCGTCACATGGAACCTTTTATCATCGATGTGGCGGCTACCGATGACAGTGATTTTGTGCTCTCCTCGCACGAAGGCGAAGAGTTTATCATGGTGATGGAAGGGACTATGGAAATCAGCTACGGCAAGAACAGCTACCTGCTGGAAGCAGGCGATAGTATCTATTACGATTCCATTGTGCCTCACCACGTGCATGCCTACGAAGGTCAGGCAGCCAAAATCCTTGCGGTAATTTATACACCCATTTAA
- a CDS encoding sensor histidine kinase, with product MKRIIKTFFFLYFCLSAAYAQQQEKNKEEILIISSYSYESKYIYSNITKFVNEYTRLDGKYSPVVESINCLSLDERTNWMNRMKKILDKHPDAKFILLLGPEAWSCYFSLTEEKYKKIPLGCIMGQRYGATFTDNAIPSLQVADTQKQGIVDYKQVMEQFNVRFFDYYEYDTDSDYKLITRLFPSTKNIAIISDNTYLGLSEMRIVKHTLEKNYPHMNLIYINGSRMDLEEALHTTASLPENTAAILCIWRFDKKNVIYMKNAEYLFKEANNELPVFSLTGTGIGYWCIGGSIPKYNEEVGVTLAQHVYQHIDKEKKDFPVYLHRCYNEFRFDMDKLKKFNLSKEMLPDKSIYINDTTLNWKEVLHNYRWYLLLMSVVMISLIVGIIISIHYSWHIHQLKNKLMDDKKRLEDSEKELRSAKDKAEESNRLKSAFISNMSHEIRTPLNAIVGFSTILQEETKQNKNIKEYVNIISYNSDLLLKLINDILDLSRLESDKQNFNFSKTDLIPHCQNVMNSIQTSINKDTKLYFRHSTLTANAETDLTKFNQILINLIGNAAKFTREGFIELSVKPDDEAQEWVFSVTDTGCGIPLDKQKAVFERFCKLDEYVQGTGLGLSICKITIKKLGGRIWIDSEYMQGARFIFTIPYKHKRDVTTTPLIIE from the coding sequence ATGAAACGCATTATAAAAACATTCTTTTTCCTTTATTTCTGCCTTTCAGCCGCATACGCACAACAACAAGAAAAAAACAAGGAAGAAATACTGATTATCAGTTCCTATAGTTACGAAAGTAAATATATATACAGCAATATCACGAAATTCGTAAATGAATACACACGGTTGGACGGTAAATATTCACCGGTGGTAGAATCGATCAACTGCTTGTCTTTGGACGAAAGAACCAATTGGATGAACAGGATGAAAAAGATACTCGACAAACATCCCGACGCAAAATTCATCCTGCTTTTAGGACCCGAAGCATGGTCGTGCTACTTTTCGCTGACCGAAGAGAAATACAAGAAAATCCCTTTAGGATGTATCATGGGCCAACGATACGGTGCCACATTCACAGACAATGCCATCCCTTCACTGCAAGTAGCTGATACCCAAAAACAAGGAATCGTGGACTACAAACAAGTGATGGAACAGTTCAACGTAAGATTCTTTGACTACTATGAATACGACACAGATTCCGACTACAAACTGATCACCCGCTTATTCCCCTCTACCAAAAACATAGCCATCATCAGCGATAATACCTACCTCGGACTGAGTGAGATGAGAATCGTAAAACACACGCTTGAGAAAAATTATCCGCACATGAACCTTATCTACATAAACGGCAGCCGGATGGATCTTGAAGAAGCTTTGCACACCACGGCCTCACTGCCCGAAAACACCGCGGCCATTCTCTGCATCTGGAGGTTTGACAAAAAGAATGTAATCTACATGAAAAACGCCGAATACCTCTTCAAGGAAGCCAACAACGAACTACCCGTATTCAGCCTTACCGGAACAGGTATAGGCTATTGGTGCATCGGAGGTTCCATCCCAAAATATAATGAAGAAGTAGGAGTGACACTTGCACAACACGTCTATCAACACATCGATAAAGAAAAGAAAGACTTTCCTGTATACCTCCATCGTTGTTACAATGAATTTCGTTTTGACATGGATAAATTGAAAAAATTCAATTTATCAAAAGAAATGTTACCCGATAAAAGCATCTACATCAATGACACCACCTTAAATTGGAAAGAAGTATTACACAATTACAGGTGGTATTTGCTGCTAATGTCAGTGGTCATGATAAGTCTTATCGTGGGAATAATTATATCCATACACTATTCCTGGCACATCCACCAACTGAAAAACAAACTGATGGACGACAAGAAACGGTTGGAGGATTCCGAAAAGGAACTGCGTTCAGCCAAGGATAAAGCCGAAGAGAGCAACCGGCTGAAATCGGCGTTCATATCGAACATGAGCCACGAAATACGCACTCCGCTCAATGCCATAGTGGGATTTTCCACCATCTTACAAGAAGAGACCAAACAAAATAAAAATATAAAGGAATATGTAAACATCATCTCTTATAATTCGGACTTGTTGTTGAAACTCATCAACGACATCCTCGACCTTTCGCGGCTGGAATCGGACAAGCAGAATTTCAACTTCTCCAAAACAGATTTGATACCACATTGCCAAAACGTTATGAACAGCATACAGACAAGCATCAACAAAGATACAAAGCTGTATTTCCGTCACTCCACGCTAACCGCCAACGCGGAAACCGACCTTACAAAATTTAATCAGATCCTTATCAACTTGATAGGAAACGCTGCCAAGTTCACCCGGGAAGGTTTCATCGAACTGAGTGTGAAACCCGATGATGAAGCACAAGAATGGGTATTTTCCGTTACCGACACCGGATGCGGCATTCCGTTGGACAAACAGAAAGCCGTATTCGAAAGATTCTGCAAACTGGACGAATATGTACAAGGCACCGGGCTGGGACTTTCCATTTGCAAGATTACCATAAAAAAACTGGGAGGCAGAATATGGATTGATTCTGAATACATGCAAGGAGCACGATTTATATTCACAATCCCCTATAAACATAAAAGGGATGTCACGACGACACCCCTGATCATTGAATAG
- a CDS encoding YitT family protein, producing the protein MKKVISSWIGVFVGCIIMGAGFVYFINPYNLVPGGVYGASIVLHNLVPSIQVGTFGYMFDIPLLIISVLFLGKKLGARTIVAALFTPLVMNTLSILSYPSKEALHRLDPTQLLGGCIDMTNHLMLTSIIGAVVIGIGCGTVVRSQATTGGTDIVAMLLQKYCHIRFSKAILLVDGVVVLFGLLVIGFGIGNPGDSAQPSWHLSFYSLIAIFVTSRVMAYVINGEKNDKILFVISDMRLTALHDYIIKDLDRTATCIKSSGLYTKSDKEMLFLVMSYKEVAGIKQKIREVDPKAFVVVTDAYDAFGEGWKELPMAGELQPE; encoded by the coding sequence ATGAAAAAAGTAATATCTTCGTGGATAGGTGTTTTTGTGGGTTGCATCATTATGGGAGCAGGGTTTGTATACTTTATCAATCCCTATAATTTGGTTCCGGGTGGGGTGTATGGAGCGAGTATTGTGCTTCATAATCTGGTTCCTTCCATTCAGGTGGGTACGTTCGGATATATGTTCGACATTCCGTTGCTTATTATTTCCGTGCTTTTTCTTGGAAAAAAACTCGGAGCGCGCACCATCGTTGCAGCGCTTTTCACTCCGCTTGTCATGAATACTTTGTCCATCTTGTCTTATCCTTCCAAGGAAGCACTCCATCGGTTGGATCCTACACAGTTACTGGGCGGTTGCATCGATATGACAAATCATCTGATGCTGACTTCCATAATCGGTGCGGTGGTCATCGGCATCGGTTGCGGCACCGTGGTGCGCAGTCAGGCTACAACGGGAGGCACGGACATTGTGGCAATGTTGTTGCAGAAATACTGTCACATACGTTTTTCAAAGGCCATTTTGCTGGTAGATGGCGTTGTGGTATTGTTCGGTCTGTTGGTCATCGGTTTCGGTATCGGCAATCCGGGCGATTCTGCCCAGCCTTCTTGGCATTTGTCTTTCTATTCGCTCATTGCCATTTTCGTCACTTCGAGGGTGATGGCCTATGTTATCAACGGAGAGAAGAACGATAAGATATTGTTTGTCATCAGTGATATGCGCCTGACTGCCTTGCACGACTATATTATCAAGGATTTGGACCGCACGGCCACCTGCATCAAGAGCAGCGGCCTGTATACAAAGTCCGATAAGGAAATGTTGTTTCTTGTGATGAGTTATAAAGAGGTGGCGGGCATTAAGCAAAAAATAAGAGAGGTCGACCCGAAAGCTTTCGTAGTGGTGACCGATGCTTACGATGCCTTTGGCGAGGGATGGAAAGAGTTGCCGATGGCGGGAGAACTGCAACCGGAATAA
- a CDS encoding RNA methyltransferase has product MNRKLKITELNRISVEEFKEADKLPLVVVLDNVRSLHNIGSVFRTSDAFCIECIYLCGITATPPHPEMHKTALGAEFTVDWKYVDNTVEVVDNLKEEGYTVYSIEQAEGSVMLDELTLDKSGKYAVVLGNEVKGVQQEVIDHSHGCIEIPQYGTKHSLNVSVTAGIVIWDLFKQLKQL; this is encoded by the coding sequence ATGAATCGAAAACTGAAGATAACGGAGTTGAATCGCATCAGTGTGGAAGAGTTTAAGGAAGCGGATAAACTGCCTCTGGTGGTCGTGCTGGACAATGTTCGCAGTCTTCATAACATAGGTTCTGTGTTTCGCACTTCGGACGCTTTCTGCATAGAGTGCATTTATCTTTGTGGCATCACTGCCACTCCTCCCCACCCTGAAATGCACAAAACGGCACTTGGAGCCGAATTCACCGTAGATTGGAAGTATGTTGATAACACTGTTGAAGTTGTTGATAATCTCAAGGAAGAAGGTTATACGGTCTATTCCATAGAGCAGGCGGAAGGCAGTGTGATGCTGGATGAACTTACGTTGGATAAGAGCGGAAAATATGCCGTGGTGTTGGGAAATGAGGTGAAAGGTGTTCAGCAGGAGGTGATAGACCATTCTCACGGTTGCATCGAAATACCCCAATACGGAACGAAGCATTCTTTGAACGTATCGGTCACGGCAGGTATCGTTATTTGGGATTTATTCAAACAATTGAAACAGCTGTAA
- the nadA gene encoding quinolinate synthase NadA: MDNLTEAIKQLKKEKSAIILGHYYQKGEIQDIADYVGDSLALAQWAARTEADIIVMCGVHFMGETAKILCPDKKVLVPDMEAGCSLADSCPADKFGKFVKEHPGHTVISYVNTTAAVKAVTDVVVTSTNARQIVESFPKDEKIIFGPDRNLGNYINSITGREMLLWDGACHVHEQFSVEKIVELKMRYPGALVLAHPECKSTVLKLADVVGSTAALLKYAVAHPEKSYIVATESGILHEMQKKCSHTTFIPAPPNDSTCACNECSYMRLNTLEKLYDCLKNESPEIKVDAEIVAKAVKPIQRMLEISAELGL; encoded by the coding sequence ATGGATAATCTGACAGAAGCCATCAAACAGCTGAAGAAAGAAAAGAGTGCGATCATTCTGGGGCACTACTACCAGAAAGGTGAGATACAGGATATAGCCGACTATGTGGGTGACAGTCTGGCCTTGGCACAATGGGCAGCTCGCACGGAGGCTGACATTATCGTTATGTGCGGTGTGCACTTCATGGGCGAGACGGCAAAGATTCTCTGTCCTGACAAGAAAGTACTGGTTCCGGATATGGAGGCAGGTTGTTCGCTGGCTGATAGTTGTCCAGCCGATAAGTTCGGTAAGTTTGTCAAAGAGCATCCCGGACATACGGTGATATCCTACGTCAACACAACGGCAGCCGTGAAGGCAGTGACCGATGTGGTGGTCACTTCTACCAACGCCAGGCAGATTGTGGAAAGCTTCCCTAAAGATGAGAAAATAATCTTCGGGCCGGACAGGAATCTGGGTAATTATATCAACTCCATCACCGGAAGAGAGATGTTACTATGGGATGGCGCATGCCATGTACACGAGCAATTCTCGGTTGAAAAGATTGTTGAATTAAAGATGCGGTATCCCGGTGCGTTGGTATTGGCGCATCCCGAATGTAAAAGCACGGTTCTGAAGCTGGCCGATGTGGTAGGTTCTACGGCTGCATTGCTGAAATATGCCGTGGCTCATCCTGAAAAGAGTTATATTGTGGCTACGGAGTCGGGCATCCTGCACGAAATGCAAAAGAAGTGTTCGCATACAACTTTTATTCCTGCTCCTCCCAACGACAGTACCTGTGCCTGCAATGAATGCAGCTACATGCGTCTGAATACGTTGGAAAAGCTCTATGACTGCTTGAAAAACGAGTCGCCCGAAATAAAAGTGGATGCCGAAATTGTTGCCAAAGCAGTGAAGCCCATACAAAGGATGTTGGAAATATCGGCCGAATTGGGATTGTAG
- a CDS encoding non-canonical purine NTP diphosphatase → MKKKFVFATNNTHKLEEVSAILGKKIELLSMKDIDCNVDIPETADTLEGNALIKARYIFENYHLDCFADDTGLEVEALNGAPGVYSARYAGDAHDSEANMKKLLKEMENVENRRARFRTVFALIINGKEHLFEGIVKGEIIKNRKGTSGFGYDPVFVPEGYSQTFAEMGNELKNKISHRAMATQKLCHFLLMK, encoded by the coding sequence ATAAAAAAGAAATTCGTATTTGCTACCAACAACACACACAAGCTGGAAGAAGTCAGCGCCATTCTTGGTAAGAAGATTGAACTTCTCAGCATGAAGGACATAGACTGCAACGTCGATATTCCCGAAACAGCAGATACGCTCGAAGGAAATGCTTTGATAAAAGCAAGATATATCTTCGAAAATTATCACTTGGATTGTTTTGCCGACGATACCGGTTTGGAAGTAGAAGCTCTCAACGGTGCTCCCGGAGTATATTCAGCCCGTTATGCCGGCGATGCACACGATTCGGAAGCCAATATGAAAAAACTGCTGAAAGAGATGGAGAATGTAGAAAATCGCAGAGCCCGATTCCGCACCGTATTTGCCCTTATCATCAACGGAAAAGAACACTTGTTCGAAGGAATCGTCAAAGGAGAAATCATCAAAAACAGAAAAGGAACTTCCGGCTTTGGATATGACCCTGTATTCGTGCCCGAAGGTTATTCACAAACCTTTGCCGAAATGGGCAACGAACTGAAGAATAAAATCAGCCACCGGGCAATGGCCACCCAAAAGCTTTGCCACTTCCTATTGATGAAATAA
- a CDS encoding YitT family protein has protein sequence MQITKPTKAEVTRELRDYVFITFGLISYALGWAAFLIPYQITTGGTTGIGAIIYYATGFPIQWSYFIINAILMTFAIKILGPKFSIKTTYAIFGLTFLLWFFQLLVNGADGVPPQILGPGQDFMACLIGATMCGIGLGIVFNCNGSTGGTDIIAAIIHKYHDVTLGRMVMACDIVIISSCYFIFNDWRRVIFGFVTLFVIGFVLDYIVNSARQSVQFFIFSKEYEKIADRITKETHRGVTVLDGIGWYSKHNVKVLIVLAYKRQSIEIFRMVKDIDPNAFISQSSVIGVYGEGFDRLKVK, from the coding sequence ATGCAAATTACAAAACCAACCAAAGCAGAAGTGACGAGAGAATTGCGAGACTATGTCTTCATCACTTTCGGACTCATCAGCTACGCACTGGGATGGGCGGCATTCCTCATCCCTTATCAGATTACTACCGGAGGCACTACCGGTATCGGAGCCATTATCTATTACGCCACCGGATTTCCAATCCAATGGTCGTACTTCATCATCAATGCCATTCTGATGACATTTGCCATTAAGATACTCGGACCGAAGTTCAGTATCAAAACCACATATGCCATCTTCGGACTGACTTTCCTGCTTTGGTTTTTCCAGTTGTTAGTGAACGGAGCAGACGGTGTTCCGCCGCAGATACTCGGTCCCGGACAAGACTTCATGGCCTGCCTGATAGGCGCCACGATGTGCGGAATCGGATTAGGCATCGTGTTCAACTGCAACGGAAGCACGGGAGGTACCGATATTATCGCCGCTATCATACACAAGTACCACGACGTCACCTTAGGACGCATGGTAATGGCATGCGACATAGTCATCATAAGTTCCTGTTACTTCATCTTCAACGATTGGCGACGGGTGATATTCGGTTTTGTAACCCTGTTCGTCATAGGATTTGTGTTGGACTATATCGTGAACAGTGCACGTCAATCCGTGCAATTCTTCATCTTCTCAAAGGAGTATGAGAAAATTGCCGACCGAATCACCAAGGAAACCCATCGTGGTGTAACGGTACTCGACGGCATCGGCTGGTACAGCAAACATAACGTGAAAGTATTGATCGTACTTGCCTACAAACGCCAGTCGATAGAAATATTCCGGATGGTGAAAGACATAGACCCGAATGCGTTCATCTCGCAAAGTTCCGTCATCGGCGTATATGGAGAAGGATTCGACCGACTGAAAGTGAAGTAG
- the leuS gene encoding leucine--tRNA ligase, which produces MEYNFREIEKKWQEKWVHDETYRVTEDETKPKFYVLNMFPYPSGAGLHVGHPLGYIASDIYARYKRLQGFNVLNPMGYDAYGLPAEQYAIQTGQHPAITTKENIDRYREQLDKIGFSFDWNREIGTCEPEYYHWTQWAFQKMFNSYYCNDAKQARPIEELIEVFQKQGNKDLNAACSEELHFTAEEWNSKTEKEQQEILMNYRIAYLGETMVNWCPQLGTVLANDEVVDGVSERGGFPVVQKKMRQWCLRVSAYAQRLLDGLDTIDWTDSLKETQKNWIGRSEGAEIQFKVKDSDLEFTIFTTRADTMFGVTFMVLAPESELVSQLTTDAQKAEVDAYLERTKKRTERERIADRSVTGVFSGSYAVNPFTGEAVPIWISDYVLAGYGTGAIMAVPAHDSRDYAFAKHFGLEIRPLVEGCDVSEESFDAKEGVVCNSPRKDAVPYCDLSLNGLTVKEAIEATKKYVREHNLGRVKVNFRLRDAIFSRQRYWGEPFPVYYKEGMPYMIPENCLPLELPEVAKFLPTETGEPPLGHAVKWAWDTVNNCVVENEKIDNKTVYPLELNTMPGFAGSSAYYLRYMDPRNHKALVDKKKDEYWRNVDLYVGGTEHATGHLIYSRFWNKFLYDLGVSVTEEPFQKLVNQGMIQGRSNFVYRIKDTNTFVSLNLKDKYDTTPLHVDVNIVSNDVLDIEAFKAWRPEYATAEFVLEDDGKYICGWAVEKMSKSMFNVVNPDMIVERYGADTLRMYEMFLGPVEQSKPWDTNGIDGVHRFIKKFWSLFYDRNGNYLVTDEPPTKEELKSLHKLIKKVTGDIEQFSYNTSISAFMICVNELFGMKCSKKEILNQFVVVLAPFAPHVCEELWETMGNTESVCDAEWPASKEEYLVEDTVNYTVSFNGKARFNMEFPADATPDTIQADVLSDERSAKWIEGKTIAKVIVVPKKIVNIVVK; this is translated from the coding sequence ATGGAATACAATTTCAGGGAGATTGAAAAGAAATGGCAGGAAAAGTGGGTGCACGACGAAACCTACCGAGTGACGGAAGATGAAACGAAACCGAAATTCTATGTACTGAACATGTTCCCCTACCCCTCCGGTGCAGGCTTGCACGTAGGACACCCGCTGGGTTACATCGCTTCGGACATCTACGCCCGCTACAAACGACTGCAAGGTTTCAATGTACTGAATCCCATGGGATACGACGCATACGGACTTCCGGCAGAGCAATATGCCATACAGACGGGACAGCACCCTGCCATCACCACCAAAGAAAACATCGACCGCTACCGCGAACAATTGGACAAGATAGGTTTCTCTTTCGACTGGAACCGCGAAATAGGCACTTGCGAACCGGAATATTATCATTGGACGCAATGGGCTTTCCAGAAGATGTTCAATAGCTATTATTGCAACGATGCCAAACAGGCACGCCCCATTGAAGAACTGATTGAGGTCTTCCAAAAACAAGGTAACAAAGACTTGAACGCGGCTTGCAGCGAAGAACTGCACTTCACTGCCGAAGAATGGAACTCCAAAACCGAAAAGGAACAGCAGGAAATCCTGATGAACTACCGCATCGCCTATCTGGGAGAAACAATGGTGAACTGGTGTCCGCAACTGGGAACCGTACTCGCCAACGATGAAGTGGTGGACGGAGTATCTGAACGAGGCGGTTTCCCCGTAGTGCAAAAGAAGATGCGTCAATGGTGTCTGCGTGTATCCGCTTATGCGCAACGTTTATTGGACGGACTGGATACCATCGACTGGACCGACTCCCTGAAAGAAACCCAAAAGAACTGGATAGGCCGCAGCGAAGGTGCCGAAATACAATTCAAAGTGAAAGACAGTGATTTGGAATTCACCATTTTCACCACCCGTGCAGATACCATGTTCGGTGTCACCTTCATGGTATTGGCTCCCGAAAGCGAATTGGTATCGCAACTGACAACCGATGCACAGAAAGCAGAGGTGGATGCCTACTTGGAACGTACCAAGAAGCGTACCGAACGCGAACGCATTGCCGACCGCAGCGTTACCGGCGTATTCTCCGGAAGTTATGCCGTGAATCCTTTCACAGGCGAAGCAGTGCCCATCTGGATCAGCGATTATGTATTGGCCGGATACGGAACAGGAGCCATCATGGCCGTTCCTGCCCATGACAGCCGTGACTATGCCTTTGCCAAACACTTCGGATTGGAAATACGTCCGTTGGTAGAAGGTTGCGATGTCAGCGAAGAGAGCTTCGATGCCAAAGAAGGCGTTGTATGCAACTCTCCGCGCAAAGATGCTGTTCCTTATTGCGACCTTTCATTGAACGGGCTCACCGTCAAGGAAGCCATCGAAGCGACCAAGAAATATGTAAGAGAACACAATCTGGGACGCGTAAAGGTCAACTTCCGCCTGCGTGATGCCATCTTCTCGCGGCAACGTTATTGGGGCGAACCTTTCCCTGTGTATTACAAAGAAGGTATGCCCTACATGATTCCCGAAAACTGCCTGCCTCTGGAACTTCCCGAAGTAGCAAAATTCCTGCCTACCGAAACCGGCGAACCTCCGTTGGGACATGCCGTGAAGTGGGCTTGGGACACTGTAAACAATTGCGTCGTAGAAAACGAAAAGATAGACAACAAAACTGTTTATCCACTAGAACTGAACACCATGCCGGGATTTGCCGGTTCGAGCGCTTACTACCTGCGCTACATGGATCCTCGCAATCATAAAGCATTGGTCGATAAGAAAAAAGACGAATATTGGCGCAACGTAGACCTTTATGTGGGCGGAACGGAACATGCCACCGGACACTTGATTTACTCCCGCTTCTGGAATAAGTTCCTGTACGACCTCGGTGTTTCCGTAACGGAAGAACCGTTTCAAAAGTTAGTGAACCAAGGCATGATTCAGGGACGAAGCAACTTTGTATATCGCATCAAGGACACCAACACATTCGTGTCTCTGAACCTGAAAGACAAATACGACACTACCCCACTCCACGTGGATGTAAACATCGTATCGAATGATGTATTGGACATTGAAGCCTTCAAAGCATGGCGTCCCGAATATGCAACTGCCGAGTTCGTCTTGGAAGACGACGGCAAATACATCTGCGGATGGGCTGTGGAGAAGATGAGCAAATCGATGTTCAATGTTGTAAATCCCGATATGATTGTCGAGAGATACGGAGCCGACACGCTTCGTATGTACGAAATGTTCCTTGGTCCGGTGGAACAGTCGAAACCATGGGATACGAACGGCATAGACGGTGTGCACCGCTTCATCAAGAAATTCTGGTCTTTGTTCTACGACCGCAACGGCAACTATTTAGTGACGGACGAACCGCCCACCAAAGAAGAACTGAAATCGCTGCATAAGCTGATTAAGAAAGTGACGGGAGACATCGAGCAGTTCTCTTACAACACCAGCATCAGCGCCTTTATGATTTGCGTAAACGAATTGTTCGGCATGAAATGCAGCAAAAAGGAAATCCTGAACCAATTTGTCGTCGTACTGGCTCCTTTTGCCCCGCACGTATGCGAAGAATTGTGGGAAACAATGGGAAATACAGAATCCGTATGTGATGCCGAATGGCCTGCCTCCAAGGAAGAATATCTGGTGGAAGACACTGTGAACTACACCGTTTCTTTCAACGGAAAGGCACGCTTCAACATGGAGTTCCCAGCAGATGCAACACCGGATACCATTCAAGCCGATGTATTGTCCGATGAACGTTCGGCCAAATGGATAGAAGGAAAGACCATTGCCAAGGTAATCGTCGTGCCGAAGAAGATTGTGAACATCGTTGTCAAATAA
- a CDS encoding DMT family transporter, whose protein sequence is MKNHIWHIVAALIVGVWGLTFISTKVLIESGMSPQEIFFARFLIAYVGIWFISPRKLFAYDWKDELLLLASGVTGGSGFFLAQNIAIKITLVSNVSFIVCTAPLLTTILALLIYKKEKATRWLVGGSLMALLGVALVVYNGNFVLKISPLGDFLSLFSALLWAFYSLIIRKLSGRYSALFITRKVFFYGVITILPFFAVYPWQFDVSKLLEPAILFNLLYLGVLASLICFVVWNVILKRIGMITASNYLYLNPVFTLTGSILLLGEHLTTVALAGSVLILGGVYVAGKK, encoded by the coding sequence GTGAAGAATCATATTTGGCACATTGTCGCCGCCCTCATAGTGGGGGTATGGGGATTGACGTTTATTTCAACGAAAGTATTGATAGAAAGCGGTATGTCTCCGCAAGAAATCTTTTTTGCCCGTTTCCTGATAGCCTATGTGGGTATCTGGTTTATTTCTCCGCGCAAACTGTTCGCCTATGACTGGAAGGATGAACTTTTGTTGTTGGCAAGTGGTGTCACGGGCGGTTCGGGTTTTTTCCTTGCACAAAACATAGCGATAAAGATAACCTTAGTCAGCAATGTGTCGTTCATTGTCTGTACGGCTCCGTTGCTTACCACGATTCTTGCCTTGCTCATTTACAAAAAAGAAAAAGCCACACGCTGGTTGGTGGGTGGTTCGCTGATGGCTTTGTTGGGAGTGGCTTTGGTGGTGTATAATGGAAATTTTGTTTTGAAGATTTCTCCTCTCGGTGATTTTTTGTCTTTGTTTTCGGCTTTGCTTTGGGCTTTTTACAGTCTGATAATCAGAAAACTTTCAGGTCGTTATTCTGCGTTGTTCATCACTCGTAAAGTATTTTTTTATGGCGTAATCACTATTCTTCCTTTCTTTGCCGTCTATCCGTGGCAGTTTGATGTGTCGAAGCTGCTTGAGCCTGCCATTTTGTTCAACCTTTTGTATTTAGGTGTGTTGGCTTCGTTGATATGCTTCGTGGTTTGGAACGTCATATTGAAGCGCATCGGCATGATTACGGCTTCCAACTATCTTTACCTTAACCCGGTTTTCACGCTGACGGGCTCCATACTGCTGCTTGGCGAACACCTTACCACTGTGGCCTTGGCGGGGTCTGTACTGATATTGGGCGGTGTATATGTAGCGGGGAAGAAGTGA